Proteins encoded within one genomic window of Bacteroidetes bacterium SB0662_bin_6:
- a CDS encoding septum formation inhibitor Maf: MTLHAPFVLASASERRQRLLRNMGIRFEVCPSHANEQVEPGMAPEDMVQVLALRKARHVAAQYPDALTLGADTVVVLSGDMLGKPDSPAEAERMLRRLSGATHSVYTGIALLHPPSNRTVHTSERTDVTFHTLSAAEVTDYVASGSPLDKAGAYGIQDNYGPFFVRRIAGDYYNVVGLPLHRFYRILNEHFPDLLAGNYGA; the protein is encoded by the coding sequence ATGACCTTGCATGCCCCTTTTGTGTTGGCTTCGGCCTCGGAGCGCCGCCAGCGGCTGCTCCGGAATATGGGCATACGCTTCGAGGTGTGTCCAAGCCACGCCAACGAACAGGTCGAGCCTGGAATGGCCCCCGAAGACATGGTTCAGGTCCTTGCGCTCCGAAAAGCGCGTCATGTGGCGGCACAGTATCCCGATGCGCTTACCCTGGGAGCCGATACGGTGGTCGTACTATCAGGAGATATGCTGGGCAAACCGGACAGTCCCGCCGAGGCCGAACGGATGCTCAGGCGACTCAGTGGAGCCACGCATTCCGTATACACGGGAATCGCTCTCCTGCATCCTCCGTCGAACCGGACCGTACACACTTCCGAGCGCACGGACGTAACATTTCATACCTTAAGTGCTGCCGAAGTAACGGACTATGTGGCATCGGGGTCGCCCCTCGACAAGGCCGGCGCCTATGGCATTCAGGACAACTACGGGCCATTTTTCGTGCGGCGTATCGCCGGAGACTACTACAATGTCGTCGGATTGCCCCTTCATCGATTCTATCGGATTCTCAATGAGCACTTCCCCGACTTGCTTGCAGGAAATTACGGAGCATAA
- a CDS encoding type 1 glutamine amidotransferase, which produces MPELADLRILLIQARNTEDIRTQEQECFREHCRVRADQITAVKVQSDPLDADILNHADAVMIGGAGEYSATMSYPWMPALTDLIRRIADRGMPAFGSCWGHQIIAGALGGRVIHDSALAEIGCGPMMLTEAGKQDPVFGNFPERFLANMGHHDRVSELPPGAVELVVSETQGNQAFRMGDLPIYGTQFHSELDASRMRERFYRYRWNYPELADEETFHALQEGLAETTEVDNLLHDFLMETVIGR; this is translated from the coding sequence ATGCCCGAATTAGCCGATCTGCGCATCCTTCTCATTCAGGCCCGCAACACGGAAGATATCCGTACGCAGGAGCAGGAATGCTTCCGCGAGCACTGTCGTGTGCGCGCCGATCAGATCACTGCCGTGAAGGTTCAGAGCGATCCGCTCGACGCAGATATACTGAACCATGCGGATGCGGTCATGATCGGGGGCGCCGGGGAATATTCGGCAACCATGTCCTATCCCTGGATGCCGGCCCTTACCGACCTGATCCGCCGGATTGCCGACCGCGGCATGCCCGCCTTCGGATCATGCTGGGGGCATCAGATCATCGCCGGGGCCCTGGGGGGGCGCGTCATTCACGACTCCGCCCTCGCGGAAATCGGATGCGGCCCCATGATGCTGACCGAAGCGGGAAAGCAGGACCCTGTGTTCGGCAATTTTCCCGAACGTTTTCTTGCAAATATGGGACATCACGACCGGGTAAGCGAACTTCCCCCGGGGGCCGTGGAACTGGTCGTCTCCGAAACGCAGGGCAATCAGGCTTTTCGGATGGGCGACCTGCCGATCTACGGCACGCAATTTCACAGCGAGCTGGATGCAAGCCGAATGCGCGAACGGTTCTACAGATATCGGTGGAATTATCCCGAACTGGCCGATGAGGAGACGTTCCATGCCCTTCAGGAAGGCCTCGCCGAAACCACCGAGGTAGACAACCTGCTGCACGATTTCCTGATGGAGACGGTGATCGGGAGATAG
- the folB gene encoding dihydroneopterin aldolase: MRPCLRRFSFNPAIIPHSRLMANGTVKLVNAVFYAHHGVMQEEHRIGGRYEVDVAMTLDFEEAARTDELAHTVDYEHVYRLVQEIVLRNRFYLIEKLAFLIAHEIREAYSGLECIEVTVRKRNPPVGGTADYAEAVYRLADRSGQS, encoded by the coding sequence ATGCGGCCCTGCTTGAGGCGCTTCAGTTTTAATCCTGCAATCATTCCACATAGTCGGCTTATGGCGAACGGAACGGTCAAATTGGTCAATGCAGTGTTCTATGCGCACCACGGAGTGATGCAGGAAGAACATCGTATCGGGGGGCGCTACGAAGTGGATGTCGCCATGACGCTTGATTTCGAAGAGGCGGCCCGAACCGACGAATTGGCCCATACCGTGGACTACGAACACGTGTACCGGTTGGTGCAGGAGATCGTTTTGCGCAACCGGTTCTACCTGATCGAGAAACTGGCCTTTCTCATTGCGCACGAAATTCGCGAGGCGTATTCCGGCCTGGAGTGCATTGAAGTCACGGTGCGCAAACGCAATCCGCCGGTGGGCGGCACCGCCGATTATGCGGAGGCCGTGTACCGCCTTGCCGACCGGAGCGGGCAATCCTGA